Proteins from a genomic interval of Panthera tigris isolate Pti1 chromosome A2, P.tigris_Pti1_mat1.1, whole genome shotgun sequence:
- the FMC1 gene encoding protein FMC1 homolog, with translation MKMAALGSPARTLRGLLRELRYMNAATGRPYRDTAAYRYLVKAFRAHRVTSEKLCRAQHELHFQAATYLCLLRSIREHVTLHQEFHGKGERSVEESAGLVGLKLPQQPGGKGWEP, from the exons ATGAAAATGGCGGCCTTAGGGTCGCCGGCACGCACTTTACGAGGCCTTCTACGGGAGTTGCGCTACATGAACGCGGCCACTGGCCGACCCTATCGCGACACTGCAGCCTATAGGTACCTCGTGAAGGCTTTCCGTGCGCATCGG GTTACCAGTGAGAAgttgtgcagagcccaacatgagctTCATTTCCAAGCTGCCACCTATCTCTGCCTCCTACGCAGCATTCGAGAACATGTGACCCTTCATCAGGAATTTCATGGCAAGGGTGAGCGCTCAGTGGAGGAGTCTGCTGGCTTGGTGGGTCTCAAGTTGCCCCAGCAACCtggagggaagggctgggagcCATGA